One part of the Futiania mangrovi genome encodes these proteins:
- a CDS encoding trimethylamine methyltransferase family protein, which yields MSDTDPGGAMDPQAASAGRSGRRGRGGADARRARRGGGGLGPQMTAIVRKVPLYDPLSEEGLTLVEENAETVLQEIGIEFRDDPEILDLWRAAGADVQGERVRMPKGLCRALLKTAPRRFVQHARNPDRSVEIGGDSIVFAPVYGPPFIHNLDEGRRYATIEDFRNFVKLTWMTPWLHHSGGTVCEPVDLPVNKRHLEMVLSHIRYSDKPFMGSVTAPERAEDTVEMARILFGADFVDRNTVLLSLINANSPMVFDETMLGALKVYARANQACLVTPFILSGAMSPTTAIGTLTQVLAEVLAGAAVTQMIRPGAPVLFGVFASSMSMQSGAPTFGTPEPSLVLYGAAQLARRLGLPFRSGGSLCASKLPDAQAAYESAATMNATMMAGTNFVLHAAGWLEGGLAASYEKFILDIDQLGMYQRFAEGYDMSERGQAMDALREVGPGNHFLGCAHTQANFESAFYRSFTADNNSYEQWLSEGGLSSADRANRIWKELLAGYEAPPLDPGIAEALDDFVARRKAEMPDAFA from the coding sequence ATGTCCGATACCGACCCCGGCGGTGCGATGGATCCACAGGCCGCATCCGCGGGGCGGAGCGGCAGGCGCGGGCGCGGGGGGGCGGATGCGCGACGCGCGCGCCGCGGCGGCGGCGGCCTCGGCCCCCAGATGACGGCCATCGTGCGCAAGGTGCCGCTCTACGACCCCCTGAGCGAGGAGGGTCTCACCCTTGTCGAGGAGAACGCCGAAACCGTCCTGCAGGAGATCGGGATCGAGTTCCGCGACGATCCGGAAATCCTCGACCTGTGGCGCGCAGCCGGGGCCGACGTGCAGGGGGAGCGCGTCCGCATGCCGAAGGGTCTCTGCCGTGCGCTGCTGAAGACCGCGCCGCGGCGCTTCGTCCAGCATGCACGCAACCCGGATCGCTCGGTCGAAATCGGCGGCGATTCCATTGTGTTTGCGCCAGTTTACGGCCCGCCCTTCATCCACAATCTCGACGAGGGGCGGCGCTATGCGACCATCGAGGATTTCCGCAATTTCGTGAAGCTCACCTGGATGACGCCGTGGCTGCACCATTCGGGCGGCACCGTATGCGAGCCGGTGGACCTGCCCGTCAACAAGCGCCACCTGGAGATGGTACTTTCCCACATCCGCTATTCCGACAAGCCCTTCATGGGTTCCGTCACCGCGCCGGAGCGGGCCGAGGACACGGTCGAGATGGCCCGCATCCTGTTCGGCGCGGATTTCGTGGATCGGAACACGGTGCTCCTCAGCCTCATCAACGCCAATTCGCCGATGGTGTTCGACGAAACTATGCTGGGCGCGTTGAAGGTCTACGCTCGCGCCAACCAGGCCTGCCTCGTCACCCCCTTCATCCTGTCGGGCGCGATGTCGCCCACGACCGCCATCGGCACGCTGACGCAGGTTCTGGCGGAGGTGCTGGCGGGCGCCGCCGTCACCCAGATGATCCGCCCGGGCGCGCCTGTGCTCTTCGGCGTCTTCGCAAGCTCCATGTCCATGCAGTCGGGCGCGCCGACCTTCGGCACGCCAGAGCCGTCGCTCGTGCTCTATGGCGCGGCGCAGCTTGCCCGCCGCCTCGGCCTGCCGTTCCGCTCAGGCGGCAGCCTGTGCGCTTCCAAGCTGCCGGATGCGCAGGCGGCCTATGAATCCGCCGCCACCATGAACGCGACCATGATGGCGGGGACCAACTTCGTGCTGCACGCGGCGGGCTGGCTCGAAGGCGGGCTCGCGGCGTCCTACGAAAAGTTCATCCTCGATATCGACCAGCTCGGCATGTACCAGCGCTTCGCGGAGGGCTACGACATGTCGGAGCGCGGGCAGGCCATGGACGCGCTGCGCGAGGTCGGACCCGGCAACCATTTCCTCGGCTGCGCGCACACGCAGGCGAATTTCGAGAGCGCCTTCTACCGGTCCTTCACGGCAGACAACAATTCCTACGAGCAATGGCTTTCCGAAGGTGGACTGAGTTCCGCCGACCGCGCCAACCGCATCTGGAAGGAGCTGCTCGCCGGCTACGAGGCCCCGCCGCTCGACCCGGGCATTGCCGAGGCGCTCGACGACTTCGTGGCCCGGCGCAAGGCCGAGATGCCTGACGCCTTCGCCTGA
- a CDS encoding GlxA family transcriptional regulator, which translates to MSRTEIGERPHHVAFLLVPEFSMAAFSSAVEPLRIANMLAEQEVFTWGLLSVDGAPVAASNGIVFTPSGGLKDLRRGNTVIVCSGLNVQKYQTKPLENWLRRQDRLGVNLGAVCTGCYILAHAGLLDGYRCTIHWENLASFTEEFPDITVSTHLFEIDRNRFSSAGGTSPIDMMVTLIALAEDRDLAQQVAEELIHAPIRDQTEHQRISLPARIGARHPKLVQIVAAMEENLEDPLSPAELARDAGLSTRQLERLFRRYLNRSPKRYYLELRLQKARQLLLQTDMSVINVAMACGFTSPSHFSKCYRAFFDRTPYRERGLPGPHLARAVEQAEDFARG; encoded by the coding sequence ATGAGCAGGACCGAGATCGGCGAGCGCCCGCACCATGTCGCCTTCCTGCTGGTGCCCGAGTTTTCGATGGCGGCCTTTTCCTCGGCCGTCGAGCCCTTGCGCATCGCCAACATGCTGGCCGAGCAAGAGGTGTTCACCTGGGGACTCCTCAGCGTGGACGGCGCGCCCGTTGCCGCGTCGAACGGCATCGTCTTCACACCGTCGGGTGGGCTCAAGGATCTGCGCCGCGGCAACACGGTCATCGTCTGTTCCGGCCTCAACGTGCAGAAATACCAGACGAAACCGCTGGAGAACTGGCTGAGGCGGCAGGACAGGCTGGGCGTCAATCTCGGTGCGGTGTGCACCGGCTGCTACATCCTCGCGCATGCCGGGCTGCTCGATGGCTACCGCTGCACGATCCATTGGGAAAACCTCGCGTCCTTTACCGAGGAATTTCCCGATATCACTGTTTCGACGCACCTTTTCGAGATTGACCGCAACCGCTTCTCGTCCGCTGGCGGCACCTCGCCCATCGACATGATGGTCACGCTGATCGCGCTGGCGGAGGACCGGGATCTGGCGCAACAGGTGGCGGAAGAACTGATCCACGCGCCGATCCGAGACCAGACGGAGCATCAGCGCATCTCGCTCCCCGCCCGCATCGGCGCGCGTCACCCGAAGCTCGTGCAGATCGTCGCGGCGATGGAGGAGAATTTGGAAGACCCGCTCTCGCCCGCCGAGCTTGCGCGGGACGCCGGCCTCTCGACGCGGCAGCTCGAACGCCTGTTCCGCCGGTATCTCAACCGCTCGCCAAAGCGATATTACCTCGAGTTGCGCCTTCAGAAGGCCCGGCAACTCCTTCTGCAGACAGATATGTCCGTCATCAATGTGGCGATGGCGTGCGGCTTCACCTCGCCCTCCCACTTCTCCAAGTGCTACCGCGCCTTCTTCGACCGCACCCCCTATCGCGAGCGCGGCCTGCCCGGACCGCATCTCGCCCGCGCCGTCGAGCAGGCAGAAGATTTCGCCCGCGGCTGA
- a CDS encoding DUF1638 domain-containing protein, whose product MTTGRPRTVLIACGALAREVLAVLDQQGLEGVDLRCLPAELHNRPDRIPEAVRAKIRQAKAEGARPLVLYGDCGTGGRLDAVLAEEGAERIAGPHCYAFFSGLDRFAETEERDVTSFFLTDFLARQFDAIVWAGLGLDRHPELRDLYFGNYERVVYLAQTDDPDLTERAQDAARRLGLAFERRVTGYGDLARFLAA is encoded by the coding sequence ATGACGACCGGCCGGCCCCGCACCGTCCTGATCGCGTGCGGCGCGCTCGCACGCGAGGTGCTGGCCGTGCTGGATCAGCAGGGGCTGGAGGGCGTCGACCTGCGCTGCCTGCCGGCGGAACTGCACAACCGCCCCGACCGGATTCCGGAGGCCGTGCGCGCGAAGATCCGCCAGGCGAAGGCGGAAGGCGCGCGCCCGCTCGTCCTCTACGGCGATTGCGGGACCGGCGGGCGGCTCGACGCCGTGCTTGCGGAGGAGGGGGCGGAGCGGATCGCGGGTCCCCATTGCTATGCGTTCTTCAGCGGCCTCGACAGGTTCGCCGAAACGGAAGAACGCGACGTAACATCCTTTTTTCTGACGGATTTCCTTGCGCGGCAGTTCGACGCGATCGTGTGGGCGGGCCTGGGCCTCGACAGGCATCCAGAGTTGCGCGACCTCTATTTCGGAAATTACGAGCGCGTGGTCTACCTCGCCCAGACCGACGATCCGGACCTGACGGAGAGGGCGCAGGACGCGGCCCGGCGTCTCGGCCTCGCTTTCGAGCGGCGCGTCACCGGCTACGGCGATCTGGCACGGTTCCTCGCAGCCTGA
- a CDS encoding corrinoid protein: protein MADDQDDDLDLGTLDDDELVQQMQDDLYDGLKEEIEEAVNILLERGWEPYDILTKALVEGMRIVGNDFRDGILFVPEVLLAANAMKGGMAILRPLLVETGAPKIGKMVIGTVKGDIHDIGKNLVSMMMEGAGFEVIDLGINNPVENYLAAIEEHQPDIIGMSALLTTTMPYMKVVIDTLKEKGMREDFIVLVGGAPLNEEFGKAIGADAYCRDAAVAVETAKDLIARRHNARAAG, encoded by the coding sequence ATGGCGGATGACCAGGACGACGATCTCGATCTCGGCACGCTCGACGACGACGAGCTTGTCCAGCAGATGCAGGACGACCTCTACGACGGCCTCAAGGAGGAGATCGAGGAGGCGGTGAACATCCTGCTGGAGCGCGGGTGGGAGCCCTACGACATCCTCACCAAGGCGCTGGTCGAGGGGATGCGTATCGTCGGCAACGACTTCCGCGACGGCATCCTGTTCGTGCCGGAGGTGCTGCTCGCCGCCAACGCCATGAAGGGCGGCATGGCGATCCTGCGGCCGCTGCTGGTCGAGACGGGCGCGCCCAAGATCGGCAAGATGGTGATCGGCACGGTCAAGGGCGACATCCACGACATCGGCAAGAACCTCGTCTCCATGATGATGGAGGGCGCGGGGTTCGAGGTGATCGACCTCGGCATCAACAACCCGGTCGAGAACTACCTGGCCGCGATCGAGGAGCATCAGCCGGACATCATCGGCATGTCGGCGCTGCTGACCACGACCATGCCGTACATGAAGGTCGTGATCGACACACTGAAGGAGAAGGGCATGCGCGAGGACTTCATCGTCCTCGTCGGCGGCGCCCCCCTGAACGAGGAGTTCGGCAAGGCCATCGGCGCGGACGCCTATTGCCGTGACGCGGCGGTGGCGGTCGAGACGGCGAAGGACCTGATCGCGCGCCGCCACAACGCCCGCGCGGCGGGTTGA
- a CDS encoding NAD(P)H-dependent flavin oxidoreductase — protein MPIPPALSRNLALPAIASPMFLVSGPELVLASCNAGVIGTFPALNQRTTEGFAEWCDIIEGGRTPDAAAWGVNLVVHRSNTRIDADLKVVADKKVPLIITSLGAVKELVDEVHAYGGAVFHDVINLRHARKAAEAGVDGLILVCNGAGGHAGTLNPFAFVSEVRQMFSGTIVLAGCLNTGRDVAAARVMGADFAYLGTRFIATQESRGPDDYKQMIIEAEAKDIVYTPAISGVHGSFMRQSIVEAGLDPDNLPEGHQIDFSKEGREARAWKTVWSAGQGVGGIHDNPTTAELVARLKAEYDAAIAEAGRPF, from the coding sequence ATGCCGATTCCGCCCGCCCTGTCGCGCAACCTGGCCCTGCCCGCGATCGCCTCGCCCATGTTCCTCGTCTCGGGGCCTGAACTGGTGCTCGCGTCCTGCAACGCCGGCGTGATCGGCACGTTTCCGGCGCTGAACCAGCGCACGACGGAAGGTTTCGCCGAATGGTGCGACATCATCGAGGGCGGGCGCACGCCCGATGCCGCGGCCTGGGGCGTCAACCTGGTCGTCCACCGCAGCAACACCCGCATCGACGCCGACCTCAAGGTCGTGGCGGACAAGAAGGTGCCGCTGATCATCACCTCGCTTGGCGCGGTGAAGGAACTCGTCGACGAGGTGCACGCCTATGGCGGCGCGGTTTTCCACGACGTCATCAACCTGCGCCACGCGCGCAAGGCGGCGGAGGCGGGCGTCGACGGCCTCATCCTCGTCTGCAACGGCGCGGGCGGCCACGCGGGCACGCTGAACCCCTTCGCCTTCGTGTCGGAGGTGCGGCAGATGTTCTCCGGCACCATCGTGCTCGCGGGCTGCCTCAACACGGGCCGCGACGTCGCCGCCGCCCGCGTCATGGGGGCGGACTTCGCCTATCTCGGCACGCGCTTCATCGCGACGCAGGAGAGCCGCGGCCCGGACGACTACAAGCAGATGATCATCGAGGCGGAGGCCAAGGACATCGTCTACACGCCCGCCATCTCCGGCGTGCACGGCAGCTTCATGCGCCAGAGCATCGTCGAGGCCGGTCTCGACCCCGACAATCTGCCGGAGGGGCATCAGATCGACTTCAGCAAGGAAGGCCGGGAGGCGCGCGCCTGGAAGACCGTGTGGTCGGCGGGCCAGGGCGTCGGCGGCATCCACGACAACCCGACCACCGCGGAACTCGTCGCCCGCCTGAAAGCCGAGTACGATGCCGCAATCGCCGAGGCAGGGCGCCCCTTCTGA
- the bmt gene encoding betaine--homocysteine S-methyltransferase gives MTSLLQTLLDERPWLLADGATGTNFFAMGLESGDPPEFWNVDHPDRVEALHRAFVEAGADIILTNSFGANRHRLKLHQAQGRVHELNAAAAAIARKVADAAGRPVVVAGSMGPTGELLEPVGALAYEDAVETFAEQAEGLKAGGADALWIETMSAENEVRAAIEGAARAGVPIVATMSFDTAGRTMMGITPAALGELSGHLHPEPCAIGANCGVGASELVCTVLGISSARPGAVVVAKANCGVPKFVDGEIAYTGTPELMADYARLALDAGARIIGGCCGTKPEHLKAMRDALEGYTPGARPTPEEVEARLGEISELARAGGAAPAAGDDEARAGRRRGRRRA, from the coding sequence ATGACCTCGCTCTTGCAGACGCTGCTCGACGAACGTCCCTGGCTTCTGGCCGACGGGGCGACGGGCACGAATTTCTTCGCGATGGGGCTGGAATCCGGTGACCCGCCGGAGTTCTGGAACGTCGACCACCCGGACCGCGTCGAGGCGCTGCACCGCGCCTTCGTCGAGGCGGGCGCAGACATCATCCTGACCAACAGTTTCGGCGCGAACCGCCACCGGCTGAAGCTGCACCAGGCGCAGGGCCGCGTGCACGAGTTGAACGCGGCCGCCGCTGCGATCGCCCGCAAGGTTGCAGACGCCGCCGGCCGCCCGGTGGTCGTCGCGGGCTCCATGGGGCCGACCGGCGAACTGCTGGAGCCTGTGGGCGCACTTGCCTACGAGGACGCGGTCGAAACCTTCGCCGAGCAGGCGGAGGGCCTGAAGGCGGGCGGGGCGGACGCGCTCTGGATCGAGACCATGTCGGCGGAGAACGAGGTCCGCGCGGCGATCGAAGGGGCGGCACGCGCCGGCGTTCCCATCGTCGCGACCATGAGCTTCGACACCGCCGGCCGCACCATGATGGGCATCACCCCCGCAGCGCTCGGGGAGCTTTCGGGCCATCTGCACCCCGAACCCTGCGCCATCGGCGCCAACTGCGGCGTGGGCGCGAGCGAGCTTGTGTGCACCGTGCTCGGCATCTCCAGCGCACGGCCCGGGGCGGTCGTGGTCGCCAAGGCCAATTGCGGCGTGCCGAAGTTCGTCGACGGCGAGATCGCCTACACCGGCACGCCTGAGTTGATGGCGGACTATGCCCGCCTCGCGCTCGACGCGGGCGCGCGGATCATCGGCGGCTGCTGCGGCACGAAGCCCGAGCATCTGAAGGCGATGCGCGACGCGCTCGAAGGCTACACGCCCGGCGCGCGCCCGACGCCGGAGGAGGTGGAAGCCCGGCTCGGCGAGATCTCCGAACTTGCGCGCGCGGGCGGCGCCGCACCCGCGGCGGGAGACGACGAGGCGCGTGCCGGCCGCCGCCGCGGACGCAGGCGGGCCTGA
- a CDS encoding SufE family protein, giving the protein MPTLDDLVENFELLDDWEDRYRYVIELGKELEPLDPADHSDATKVEGCVSQVWLRADLDEARDVLVFRGDSDSHLVRGLVAILLALYSGRTRAEILEIDAQGALARLGLTEHLTPQRSNGLASMVRYVQAYARGERPVHGRLH; this is encoded by the coding sequence CTGCCGACACTCGACGACCTGGTCGAAAACTTCGAACTTCTCGACGATTGGGAAGACCGCTACCGCTATGTGATCGAGCTTGGGAAAGAGCTTGAGCCGCTCGACCCCGCCGATCATTCGGACGCAACGAAGGTGGAGGGGTGCGTCAGCCAGGTCTGGTTGCGTGCAGACCTCGACGAGGCGCGCGACGTGCTGGTCTTCCGGGGCGATTCAGACAGCCATCTCGTCCGCGGGCTGGTGGCAATCCTGCTCGCGCTCTATTCCGGCAGGACGCGGGCGGAGATCCTCGAAATCGACGCGCAGGGCGCGCTTGCCAGGCTCGGCCTGACCGAGCACCTGACGCCGCAGCGATCGAACGGCCTCGCCTCCATGGTGCGCTATGTGCAGGCCTATGCGCGCGGGGAGCGCCCGGTACATGGGCGCCTTCACTGA